TGTCACAGAAGTCTTGTGTCAGGCGGGGTCACAGTGAGGAGATGGCGTGCATGGCACTGGCATTCAACGGGGTCTCTCGAACATTAGCTAGATCAGTTCAGGTAGTGGTGGGtttgtgtttttgcctttttttttcccaaaaacaacctccagaaggaatttttttagcctcttcttttaaatgttaatgaagaAACATGTGAATTCAAGGTCCCAGAAAGGAGCAGCTGACTCCAGTTATCCAGACGAACGAAACAAGTTCTAAACGCATCGAGGTGTGAAAACGGGGAACACAGCCATCAGCCTTTCCAGAAGATCTGTTTTGCTGTACGTTCTTTGTGGGGTGACAGCACCCCCACTGTGACGATTATCTACCCAACTCCAGTTGCTGCCACACATGTGACCTCATTGTTCTCTAAGGGCCAGTTGTGCTGgacccccaccttccctccgCTACCAGACGGTGGTCTGGGAACCGACGACCCCGCACACGGGGAACTCGGCCCTGAGGGGACTCGGTGCGCGGAGAACCCATGGCCAGTGCAGACTCATTATCCACACAGGCCGGAAAGGGTCCCGAGCAAATACCGGGGTAGCGTGTTCGAATGTTCCCGAAtgctataaaaaagaacaagtgtGAGCACTTCGCCACATAAAAGCCTGTGACCAGAAGCTTTACAGGGATTGATGATGGCTCTCCAGGGCCCGGGGCGTCCATGCGTGGTGCGAGAATGGGAAACAAGCGAGCAGGGACCTCCAGGCGAACCGGGGGTAGAGGGACAGCTGACTTACATCAGGCCTGGAACTCCTCGTGCAGAGCAACGCGGGAGATCAGGAAAAGACGGTCTACTCTCTGACTGTCGTGGGAACTGACGCTGCAAGAGACAAACCGAGCCCACTTCTTAGTCCTGGTTCCTTCACTGAGCTCTTGGGGAGGCCTTGCTTCATGACTTGGTTCCTGGATTCTTCCCTAAGGATGACAGGCTTTGCATCCGTTTCCAGACTGGGGGCTGGCCCCACCTCACGGGATTCCGTTTCCCGCACAACCGCCTGGCCCCCACTCATGCTGGACCCCCAGGGCCCGGCTCACACTCTGCAGGAAGTGGGCAGAGCCGGTCTGCATGGGCCACCTGCACGCACAAGCCCCGTGTTCCCGCCGACTCCACGAATCTCGCTGTCCTTCTCCGCAGAACGAGACTGGGGTCCCGGGAGGGCCCGAAGTTGAGACAAGGAACTGCGATTCCTGACCTTCACGTCGCTAAGGGACCCGCTGCTGCCAGGAGCCTGCCGGGAGGGGCCTCAGAGAGGGTAAGGAAGGTCCATGATGCTCCGGGCTATGTTTCTCTAAGGTGGCCAAAGACACGGAGAGTTGATGCCCTGAAGGCTGAGGTCATTCCAGACGAATCTCTCCCagcttttccctcctccttcccagaggGGAGCCCGGTGCCGGGCTGACTACGAACACTGGAGTCACATAAGCCAGGACAAGAAACTGTCATTGTCACTCCACGCACCCTGGTATCAGACGAGGGGGGGGGCAGTTCTAGAGGTAAAACAGGTGAATAGCCATCTGTGTTATCACAGCCACCGCTACTTAACATACAGGCTGAATTTTCTTAACTACAAGGGTTCCCATCCACAAGAGGTAACTGAGAGGGGCTGAGGTGACCTCGCGTCCACCCCAGAGCCGTTTCAGCTGCCGAGGTCCCAGGTCTCCAATAACCAGAAAATCTCAACCGAGGGAGACGGCAGACCTCTCCCTGGAAGACAGCAGCATTGACATCGTCTTGGAAATATTTCTTGTCTAGTGTAATCATAATTCACTCAAACATTTTAATGTAAGTATTAAAATATacttcatcttttcttctaactacatttatatataaatcccTGAGAAGGTACCTGTCAACTTAAATTTCACTATTTACAGTTAATAAACATCAAGGGTGCAAGCAGAACCCGGCTCCCCCACTCCCTCCGTACAGCAGAGTGGGGCCTCCCTCCCTTAAATGGGCATAAGGGGggctgggcggctcagtcggttgagcatccgattcttggtttgggctcaggtcatgatctcatgggttgtgggactgagcccggCCAGCGggcgggctccttgctcagcggggagtctgcttgaaagattctctccctgtccctcctcttctctctctctcaaaataaataaatcaatctttaaaaaaaaaaaaaaaaaagaggcatggGGCCTGTGCCGAAATCCTAAACCATTTGCACAGAAGCTGGGAAATCTGTCCTTCCTTCACTGGGTCGGTGGAGGTCACTACACAATCTACAGGGACACCACACTGCCCCGCATGATCGCCTTGCTCTTCTGCCCTTTTTAGACCTCAGAGTGGTGGTGCCAGTGAGGATCGGGACAGTTAGCcaaagctgcagaagaaaacaggcaaaggacGAAGAGGCAAGCAAGGAAGAGAGACGGCAAAGGGGAAGGCAGGGTGGCGTCACAGCAGAGGGGACACGCGGAGAGCAGGAGGCGGCCACTGCCCCTCGTCGCCCCTGCCCCTGACCAACGCTGGAAGCAAGGTGGCAAAAGGTGACCCCTCAGTGAGAAAATGCAGCCAGCCattcaaagcaatgaaaatacGTAAACCAGACAACGAGCTCAAAGATGCTGGATCAGACCAGCAGGGAGACTAGGGGTGTTTCCCTTCACCTTGGGGACCAGCCCTTGTCTCATCTAGGGGAACTGGGCCAACCTCAACTCTTGGACACTAGGGTGACCTGCAGCCACCCAGCATCAGTGATGCTAAAAGCAGGTCCAGACCTCCAGGCCATTCTGGAAAGAGGGCGGAGCTCCCTAAAATCTGACTTTAAGAGCTGCATTATCATCACACACACCCGTCAGGGTGGTGTTGCCCAATACCTTGTTGACAGAGGCTTCTGGAGAGGTGAGTGTGAGAGCCCGGATAGCTCAATGCCTCAGGGTGCCAAGTGGGAAGGATGAGGGAGAGGCCAGTGCCATCCCTGCCCACATCGTGAGACAGGAGCTCATCACGACACAGCCAGGGAGCACGACTGGACATGCGAATCCAGGGTTATAAGAAAGGGCTTCCAAATCGGTCCCTACTATTTTAAATCTATGGCTTCCAagtacaataatttttaaataaagtgctGTCAGTAGTGCATATGTGACAGATACTCCGCAACCCAGATGGCCAGAGATTCATTAAAATGTCTCAGTGCTTCGGCAATAAAAAAGTATGGACAGAAACTCCCACTGAAAGCTCAGAGCCCGGGGCAAATCATGGACATGCTCTGCCCAAGTCCCCGCATTTTGGAAATTCTACAAAGTCCGCGTGAGGATAAACGGAACGTCATGGGCAGTcatcagaggaaaaataaaagtaattccaCACCAGGGACTCTTTGAAATTGAATCTGAAGCGGGGAGCCGTCCAGCCCACTCCAGGAGAATTTGCCTAAAACAAGTTTGTTTAATATTCAGTTCTAATCACTGTTGCTCTagcccctctccccctttccagcACTTTCTATCACCCTGGTGCCTtattcttttacatcttttttacattttaaggaTATCTGAAGTCAATTTATCTAAGAGCACAGAGgacttaattttgtatttctagtaAAAATTTATTACATTTGCTCCCAGTTcattaaataatagatttttctcATATCTATTTTTGAATACGTTAAAGGCTTTGCATCCAGTTTATCTAAAGTCccttgcttaaaatatttagttctaGCAATAAATACATGCTTCTCTATGCACGGTTTCTTACTTTAGCAACAGGTTTCTCTTCATTATTATTACCGTCTACCTAAGAGAGCTTTAAAATAAGATACAAGGAAATCTGATTCCCGTTTCACATCATCATTTTGCTGGAAAAGGAAATGCCtccatcaaaaagaaacaaatattcgGAATCACTTAATCAAATCAATAAGAACATACAATGTTCATGCATGCctaaaatgagaaggaaagacaATCAGCAAGAAAGGGGAGACTTCCACAAATTCTGTATGAAATCACTGAGATATCACCAATAATTATTGCCAGAAACAGTATGTTAAACAAAGGATCTTGGGGCAAATGTATTAAAACCGTCTTAAATACAAACAGCCCCACCACCAGTAAAATGCTGCAAATTTGATcatgattaaaaatacaaaattattcaGACCCTTTGATTAACTGGTCTTAGAAATTTCTCAAGTGAGGTTCTAAAGGTAGGCTTTGGGGCAAATTTGCCCATAGGTGTACTGATCGCTAGGGGAACTGGTTTTAGGCTAATCGATTTGTGCCCGACCCAATTCACTCAAGGGTGCAGCCTGAACAAACACGGAGCGCGTTCTGGGGCCCCGTTCCAGCCTGCCTGCTGGGGATGCGCGGGGATGTGCAGCGCTgcgggaggggcgggggcaggagggaggcgcATCCGCATCCTTCGCCGCGCGGGGTCCCGCTGCCTCCTCTCCCACCGCACACGCTTCCAGGCAGCTGACCCCTCACGTCCTTTTCCTCCAGGACGGAGCCCGCTTTTCCTTCTGCGCCGCTGCCGCCCTCTGCTTCTCCGCCTCTTCcgccttcctcttttcctccttggcCTCCTTGTACCGCCACTTGGGGAGCTGCAGGTGGGCGCTGTCCTTGGTGCTGCCCTTGGCGGCCGCCCGCTCGGGCTGGAAGGTGGGCGCGGGCGCCTTGCTGACGCGCACCCTGGGGATGACCACGCCGGGCCGCACGCTGCTTCTTCTCAGCAGCtgcaggggcaggaggctggcCCTCCGCGGGGCACCTGGCAGCTGCGGAGACGGGAGGCTGGCTCTCGGGGCCCCCTCCCTTGAGACCCCCACGGCCTGGGAGGTCCGGAATGGCTGCTCAGAGCCCTCTATCTTGCCACTCTCCTGGGCGTGCTTGTCCCGGTTCTCCTGAGCCTCCAGGATTTCCTGCACGGCCAGCCGCCTTTTCCCCACACAGGGGGGGTTCTCGGGGCACACGGTCTGGCAGACGATGGCCACGGCAGGGCTGTAGAGGCTCGTGGTCATCCTGACCATGTGGTCCAGGACGCCCCCATCCTCCAGGCCCTGGCGTGAGCGGGAGGTCAGCGTGGACCGCACAAGCTCGGTGAACTTCTGCAAGCAGTTTTTGGAGCCCGAGGGCTTCAGAATGGCCTCCGGAGGCAGCGGCAGCTCTGGTTTGTACTTTTCTCCAAACTGGTCTGGGCAGGGTCGCTCCAGCAGCCTCTGGATGAGGCGGACAGCCTCCAACCGTCCTGTGTAAGCCGCCCACTCCTGGGGCGACATCCCACGGTGGGGGTCCCTGGCATGGACATCTGCTCCTGAAAAAAACGCAAACACAAACAGTCATGGGCCAATGCGACAAGAACCTTCCCAGCCAatggcaggaaaggaaagagtgaaATGGATCAAAGGCAAAACTTCCCAAACCTAGTGTCAGACCCCCCTGGAGCTGTGCCACCTGGATAAACCTGAATCTGGCTATGAACTACTGTGTGTATTATTATCACAACACAACCTACCTTTAAGTGCTTCATTTAATGGCTTACCTTTCCTAAATACAACCACCTGAACTCAGCACCTACATCAtggaattattaaagaaataagattTCATGGCTTTCCAGCAATGGAGAGATGACTAGACAGCAAAGGTGCTCTGCGAACACTGCAGTGGTGTTACTAGAATGTTCTAGAATACTAAAAGGAATAATCGCTTGCAAAGCATTTGGTGTCCCATTTACTTATCATCTCACGTTTTCCTCATGGATCTCTTGTGAGGAATATGAGGGTCCCTATTTTCCAGGAAATGTGTGGTCCTTCACTTCTTGTCCTGAGTGGTTAGTAGGTCCTGGGTCTACCCTCTTTACCAGACTGTGGGCTTCTCCAGGAGAGAGCCCACATCTTACTCGTTTTTGTTTCCTCAACACTTTTCATCCTGGCTGGTAGGAGGCATACATTGAACAAAGGTTTGTTACAGAACGAATGGTAGGCACAGTGGCCAAAGGTTAACAGAGAAGGTCTCAGCCCTGTACACTTCCCGCCACCCCACAGGGAGGGCTGAGCTTCCTCTCTGACAGTTGTCTGTGTCAATATGGCCAGACTATAGTACCCAGGGATTTAAACAAACACCAATCTAGGTGtactgtgaaggtattttgtagatgcaGTTAGCATGCACAATCAGTTGACTGGGTCAGGGAGATTACCCTCAATAATGCAGGTGGGCCTCATACAATCAGTCGAAGGCCTTAAGAACAAAAGCTAaagttttcaggagaaaaaagaattcagCCTCAAGACTGTAGCATTAATTCCTGTCCCAAGTTTCCAGCCCGATGGCCTACCCCCACTAATTTTGGGCTCTCCCAAGCCCCAAAATCACAAGAtccaattctttaaaagaaatttttaaatgtatatctcTTAGTGGTTCTATgtctctagagaaccctgactcCTACATCCTCAGGCTCCCTTACACTAGTCACTTCCTTAATAAATCTCCCCCATACCACCCACTGCCCCCTCCTAATACTGCAAATTTAAACTTCAAGTCAACTTGATGAACTGTTCATAAATTTCAGCGTGGTACTATAAGAGAAATTAATAAGGAATTGCTGTTCAATTAATCTTGGTCCAATCTCAGCCCCATACACAGTTAAAAATCATTCAGGATTTCAGGTCCCATTAGTCATACTTTCACTGGCAAAGCAATGCAGAGAACTAGGGCAATTATCTAGTCTGTGAGCTCCCCAGGGACCAGGACTGGCAGAGGCTCCTGCATTTATATCCCACGCAGACCCAGGTGTCTGACACGCGGCAGCGGCTGAACGGAGCTGCCAAATGGAGGCAAGGAGGCTCAGcgccctccctgccctggcacCCCTCCAGTGGCCCCCGGCCTGGGCAGGCCCAGCTCACCTGACATCGCCTCATAACGTTCTTCATCCTggggcacatttaaaaaataggcatatTAGAAGAGTGGTAATTATTTGGAACTGGAAATTGGGATGGAACTCATTAGCCAGAGTACAATTTATaaactgacaaaaatgaaaaggggGCAGTAAAAATGTCACCGCAAAAAATAGATGACACATTAAACCTTAATTAATTGCATGTCACTTAAAAAGGTACAAActgcaaaattaaaatcttaatgaACATGGCTGGAgagagacatttttcaaaagctaATGGAAAACTAAAGGAACAGCTGTCCAAAGTGCAGCACACTCCTTCCTGTGCCTTCCTCGTGCCTTTTCAAGATCTGGGAAACTACACACATTCTGAAGAACAAGGCCACGCTGACAGGAATGCAGCCTAAGGATGTGAGTCATGCTATAACCTGGGGATCCACTTCCTTCAACAATCAAGGCAGTATTAGCGGCCTGGACGGCGTGATTAGATCATGGAAGCCCAGACCAATGATCAGCACACTACACAGAAACCTTTCAGAGAACACAGAGAACTCTGACAGGCCAGTGTTTGCAACTTCTGCCCATGACCTACTGCCACCCTCACCCCCTACCCAAGCTTGCTTCGCCCAGAGTTCCCGCCACACAGAAAAAAGTTGGGCTCCTGCCCATGCATCCGTTTGCCGCCATGTTGAATGCTGTGAGCTGTCTACACAGAGTCCTCTATTTTACTCAAGGCAGCAGCATACTCAGTTCCAGGCAATGCATCATGACTGGTGTAAACCAGGGTTTTGCCACCTCGGGACTACTGATGTTTTGGGCCAAATCTCTATGTGGTGTGGGGGCTCTCCTGTGCACTAAGACTCCTAACAGCAGCCGCCACCCCTACCCAGTAGATGTCAGTAGCATTCCACAGTTGTGGCACCCCAAAATGTCCCCAGACACTACCACGTGTTCCCTGGGAGGCCAACACCCACCCCCAGTTGAGAATTACTGGTCTAACCCAGTAACTGCAATCCTGTTCCCCTTTATCTTAGCCTCCCTTACAGCTGGTCAATGAGCCCCAAAAAGCAGGCTTCTGCTCCGATGAAAGTGACTATGTCGTTGATGCTGCTGTTTCCTGTCTCAAGCCTAGAGTTCTGGTGACCAAgttgcagtgggggggggggggtgggggggNTGGGAGGGTGTTGGGGGGAACAGCAAAAGAACCTAGTTCTGTGATGTCCTCATGGAGTTCCGGGCAAGCTCTGCACTGTGACTGGCTACCTGAAGACTTCTAGATGCTTGTTTTCTTCACTCAATGTCAAGTCAGGATGTCTGTGACGGAAGCAGAAAGTGTTCTCAACAGGCGCTAAAGGAAAACAAGCTACCTTCCATCATTCATCCGCAGAAGATTTCCTCAAGAATCGGGGCCAGGTCATGGGACTAGCAGTAGGCAGGCAGAGCCCAAGGTGCGTCCCTGTTTCTCTGCCAGCCCCCCACGTTATCTACCCTTCTAAGCCCAGCTGTGGTGTCCCTCCCACCAAGAGGCCTTTCTGGTCACACGGGACCCCTGCAGACCAGTTCCTGCAGGTCTCCTCCTGTACCATCCTGGCCTGTGCCTTGGGTACTTGGGGTATAATCGATACGATGAATCAGGATGCAGGTTCTCAGGAAAGAGACCTGAtctgggggggtgggaaggatgaACACCTGCTTCCAGCCTGCCCTACCCCTGAAGGCATTTCGGAGCTATCTTGTACTCGGTCTTTCGGGGGGTCTCAGCAGAGCTGATGCCTGGTTGCCCAAGGGTCCCCCCTCCCTATCCTTCACGTGGCTTCTTGGCTCACCTTCCAGAAAAACTAGTTGCCCCCAAGTCCTTGTCACAATGCTTGCATTTGTGCCAAGTGAAATGCCCAAGCTAAGACACTGCCCTTCGTGACATGGAACGCCTGACTTCTAGCCCTTTCTCTGCATAATCATTTGAGACTATTCCAACTTGGCAAATTCTCAGGTCACAGGAAATCCATGTTTTCCCTATAAACAGAAGAAACCTCTGTAGTGATATCATATCACTTGGCTTTCCAGAAGCATACATACAGTCAGGGCTTGCCTGGGACAAGAATGACAACAGGCCCAACCATGGGAGTGGCTCTCCCTCATTAAACaagcctcctgcccctccctggaggtctgTTTTGTGGCCCGGGACAGGGCGAGCACCTTGTCTGCCTGTGTCTGCTTCCCAGTGCCGCAGCGATCACACCACACTTCAGGGATAAAGCCGGCTCCCTTAAGCGAGTCTGGAGCCTCCCAACCTCCACTGAGCTCTGCTTCTCTTCAGAGAAAATCACATCCTTGTTATGGCTTCTCAGAGCCACTTATTTAAATAGACCTGTCACTTCTGGGctttaatattccattgaattAACAAGAACCCACAGCCCCGCTTGCAATGCTTATCAGCAGAGCTGACATTATTCCTTGGGAAGCCAAAAACCAAAGAGCCAATAAATCAGCTTTTCAGAACCTggttacatttttatgaaaatccaAAGTTTTGATAATTCTAACGTCATTTCGTTCTGCCCGACAAGGTAAGGTAAGATAAGCTAATATGTGTCTGTACGTTATGAACTAGTGGAAAATCTAAACAGTTTAGGGGGGCATCCAATTCAATGATCCATCATGTCTGAGAGGGAATGGTTCCTATTGAATATAACAAAGTTGCGACTCGGAAATTCAACTCAGGTGCAGAAGGAAGCTTGTGCCTGAAAGAATGAGGACGAGCTACACATCTCTACCCCAACCATTCGCACATAATGTGCCCGTGccttttgcttttgaaatgatCACAGGATGGCCATTCCGTGGTTAGTTCTCAAAGAACCTTCCCCAGCCACACACAGATGCACTCTGTTGAAATGCCAGTCCGAAGAAATACTCAGGCCTTGGTATCTAAAGGCTTTCGTTTTtctaaatattgatatattaaacGTAAATaacaagacttaaaaataaatgtgcaggggcgcctgggtggcatggcggttaagcgtctgccttcggctcagggcgtgatcccggcgttatgggatcgagccccatatcaggctcttctgctatgagcctgcttcttcctctcccactccccctgcttgtgttccctctctcgctggctgtctctatctctgtcaaataaataaatacaatctttaaaaaaataaaaataattgtgcaaatttttaaaatatcccaaCAGGTATCCTTATTGCTATCCACCCAAGCCAGGAGGGACTTCAGtcacacaggattttttttcttttgagacacacacacacacacacacacacacacacacacacacacacacacctactgtaaaaggaaaacacagggaAGCGCGAGCTACCTTAGAAGCAGCAGAAAATTTAAATCTCTAGAAGTTAAACAACCAAAATCTTAGAGGGCAGCTCAAAAACTCCCCAAAAAAGGTGTCGGATTTTTACTTTAAGAGGAATATAGAAAAAACTGGAAGGGGGAATGCATATAAGagggaaaagattttcttttcattttttttaatcctttcccaATTAGtcacatcagtggttctcaacaggaGGGGATTTTATCCCCCACTACCACCTCAGGGGACActtggtaatgtctggagacgtTTTTGGTTGTCACGACTGGGAGGGCTGCAGTCATCTAGCGGAGAGAGCCCAGGGACTGTTCAACATCTCACAATTCCCAGGACAGCCCACCACCAAGAATTACTCAGCACCAGATGTCACTGGTGCCGAGATTCAGAAACGACAAGCTACACGCATATCACCCTCAGCAGGAAAGTTGAAGCGTTTCATCACAAGGATATTTGTCAAGGGGAAAAACTATACCACTGCTTTTCATTCATGTAACAAATAATTACCGAGCACACAAATtcaccaataataataatgacaaccgGCACTGACCAAAGGCCTCCCGCGTGCCAGGCGTGCTCCCAAGCGCTGCCCACATGGGAGTTCCTTCAGTCCCCATCGAGCCCTCCCACAGCAGCCCCCGGCAGTCACCtcacttcacagaagaggaaactgaggccctgagcaTTAGGTGACTGGCCCCGGTATAGAGGGGAGAGACGAAAGGGGCTGGACTCTGAACCCAGGGGTCCTGGCTTCCAAGTTAGTTCCATTGACCATTCTGCTCTGACAATGAACAGTTCAAGGATGGATGCACTAGAGGTCTGCACGCATGTGGACTGTTCTAGACTCTGATGCGCCAGGGATTGGGAGGAGGGAACAGGAAAGGGAGAGTAGTATATAAAACCTAATGCCAAATTCATTATCCATACCTGAGGGGGAAGAAAGCAATGCTGGCACTGGGCACACTGCTCTGACCCAGGCCTATCTCTCAAGAGACCCCGACTATGCTTCAGTCATCCTGCAAATGCTTAGCAAATGCCTCCACCCAACCCAGGAAAGAAGCAGAATGACAGCAAACCTGTGCATTTTCCAGAGTGAGGGGAAGGCAACCTACCTAAAAACAAAAGGGTTTGTCATGCAAATGAACTCATCAGGGAAAATGCAGTGATGTGATGGACACCATAAATTCTTGGTTAAACCAgtaaatttgggggcacctggttagCGTCCggcttcggctctggtcatgatcccggggtcctgggctccctgctcagtggggagtctgcttctccctctgccgctccccctgcttgtgctctctctctctcaaataaataaataaataaaatcttttttttttaagtaaattactagaaaaagaaaaacgagaGGAAGGTAAACTGTAAGAGAGACTTAACCAAAGAGAACAATATGAGtgctgatggagggaggtgggcagaggacGGGCtagctgggggatgggcatcaaggagggcacttgtgatgagcgctgggtgttgtatggaagtgatgaatcactaaattctactcctgagactaatattacactacatgttaactacctagaatttaaataaaaacttgaaacattaaaaatcaattgTTCAATCAATCGTGGTTGGGGGGGAGTAAATTACTAACAACCCACACTCAATTACAGCTAGCTCCAGAAGTAATAAGAGCAGATGGAGCTCCCCCAACACAAAAGCATCATAAACACTGTTTAATTAGGGGGAATCACCTCTTGTTGCTACAGGACAGGCAAGGCCTAAACTCCGTTGAAACTGTTATCTcgccttttaaaaatgaaactgtcaGAGACAAAAGCACAATCAGTGGGATCACATCTAATTatgctcttttttatttccatgaaagtTTTCATCTTTGAAGCCTGTCATcacttactgaatttatttttcttccagcatCCCCTAAAACACTCAGACTAAAGTGGGAGAAAAGAAATCCAA
The Ailuropoda melanoleuca isolate Jingjing chromosome 3, ASM200744v2, whole genome shotgun sequence DNA segment above includes these coding regions:
- the ANKRD33B gene encoding ankyrin repeat domain-containing protein 33B, giving the protein MVLLAGPGPEGGGARRVSPQTPSPPRDAPAGEDPADYEEYEDFSCLPDTRSIASDDSFYPVGGEEEYGTASAESVPEGVPEEATLLRAACANDVGLLRALVRRGPSAEEVQETDRNGRTGLIVACYHGFVDTVVVLAECPHVDVNWQDSEGNTALITAAQAGHATITNYLLNYFPGLDLERRNVFGFTALMKAAMQGRTECVRALMLAGADVHARDPHRGMSPQEWAAYTGRLEAVRLIQRLLERPCPDQFGEKYKPELPLPPEAILKPSGSKNCLQKFTELVRSTLTSRSRQGLEDGGVLDHMVRMTTSLYSPAVAIVCQTVCPENPPCVGKRRLAVQEILEAQENRDKHAQESGKIEGSEQPFRTSQAVGVSREGAPRASLPSPQLPGAPRRASLLPLQLLRRSSVRPGVVIPRVRVSKAPAPTFQPERAAAKGSTKDSAHLQLPKWRYKEAKEEKRKAEEAEKQRAAAAQKEKRAPSWRKRT